From Aristaeella lactis, the proteins below share one genomic window:
- a CDS encoding ABC-2 transporter permease, producing the protein MKMLMKEWKLCMHPTGYIMLLCSALILVPGYPYAVSCFYMALAIYFICLTARENHDASYTLMLPVSRGDAVKARIVFCTALEVIDLLLMGVFTLLKNAIGSIPNPAGLDAGLALIGEGMIIFAIFNMIFFPVYYKDINKPGKAFMFSAIAVFVWIVLEIIATYTVPFFQTLDTPDPQNMSDKALFTLAGLALFLGGTAKSVQMSTKRFEEEDLQL; encoded by the coding sequence ATGAAGATGCTGATGAAGGAATGGAAACTGTGCATGCATCCCACGGGATATATCATGCTGCTGTGTTCCGCCCTGATCCTGGTGCCCGGTTATCCATACGCAGTGAGCTGCTTCTATATGGCGCTGGCGATCTACTTTATCTGCCTGACGGCACGGGAAAACCATGATGCCTCCTATACGCTGATGCTGCCGGTATCCCGCGGGGATGCTGTGAAAGCGAGGATCGTTTTCTGCACGGCACTGGAGGTCATTGACCTGCTGCTGATGGGTGTGTTTACCCTGCTGAAGAATGCCATCGGCAGCATACCGAACCCGGCCGGACTGGACGCGGGACTGGCACTGATCGGTGAAGGAATGATCATCTTCGCGATCTTCAACATGATCTTCTTCCCGGTTTACTACAAGGATATCAATAAACCCGGAAAGGCATTCATGTTTAGTGCGATCGCGGTGTTCGTCTGGATCGTGCTGGAGATCATTGCCACTTACACGGTACCGTTCTTCCAGACGCTGGACACGCCGGATCCGCAGAATATGAGTGACAAGGCGCTGTTTACCCTGGCAGGACTGGCCCTGTTCCTGGGCGGTACGGCAAAGAGCGTGCAGATGAGCACGAAACGGTTTGAGGAAGAGGACCTGCAACTTTAA
- a CDS encoding YitT family protein gives MSKEQKVTLKEWLYITIGILIMTLGIYFFKFPNHFSTGGVTGIAIVLGHYIPSITPGTLVTIINIGLLILGFAVFGKSFGIRTVYASLLMSGTLQLLEVIYPMSGPMTSQPLVELFFAVGLPAVGSAILFNLDASSGGTDIIAMILKKHTALNIGVALLCSDIIITVSACFAFGMETGLFSILGLIIKSLFMDQVMDNLKTKKCFQIITSNPEPIEQFITADLHRGATRLHGEGSYTHEGKTVLLAVVSRHEAVQLRNYIHKQDPAAFMIITSSTEIIGKGFRGVN, from the coding sequence ATGTCCAAAGAGCAGAAGGTCACCCTGAAGGAATGGCTGTATATCACAATCGGCATCCTGATCATGACGCTGGGAATCTATTTCTTTAAATTTCCCAATCATTTTTCCACCGGCGGCGTGACAGGTATCGCCATTGTTCTCGGCCATTATATTCCGTCCATTACACCCGGCACGCTGGTCACGATCATCAATATCGGGCTGCTGATCCTGGGCTTTGCGGTCTTTGGAAAATCCTTCGGGATCCGGACTGTTTATGCCTCCCTGCTGATGTCCGGCACGCTGCAGCTGCTGGAAGTTATCTATCCCATGAGCGGTCCGATGACTTCACAGCCGCTGGTGGAATTGTTTTTCGCGGTCGGGCTTCCGGCGGTCGGCTCTGCCATCCTGTTTAACCTGGACGCCTCCTCCGGCGGAACGGATATCATCGCGATGATCCTGAAAAAGCATACGGCACTGAACATCGGTGTCGCACTGCTGTGCAGCGATATTATCATCACGGTATCCGCCTGTTTTGCTTTCGGTATGGAAACGGGGCTTTTCTCCATCCTCGGACTGATCATCAAATCGCTGTTCATGGACCAGGTGATGGACAACCTGAAGACCAAGAAGTGCTTCCAGATCATCACCTCCAATCCTGAGCCCATCGAACAGTTTATTACCGCGGATCTTCATCGCGGCGCGACCCGGCTGCACGGGGAAGGATCCTATACCCATGAAGGGAAAACTGTGCTGCTGGCGGTGGTATCCCGGCATGAAGCGGTGCAACTGCGGAATTATATCCACAAGCAGGATCCGGCGGCTTTCATGATCATTACTTCCAGCACGGAAATTATCGGAAAAGGATTCAGGGGAGTAAATTAA
- a CDS encoding GNAT family N-acetyltransferase has translation MNKTGTQTIETHRLILRQFRLKDAEDMFAAWASDPDVTRFLTWPAHTSEDITRMVLTDWISRYGDGSFFNWAIEWKETGKVIGNISVVRIEEAIEEAELGYCLGRAYWGRGIMPEALRAVMDFLFDTVGVSRIMAGHDVNNPKSGRVMEKAGMRKEGVRRGAGINNQGICDVCCWSLLRSDRNPAVRKPPVPVIVRFAKENELNAVNVLRRQVNDLHVAGRPDTFKPGFCDELKNFIRTIWEDPQRKIVVAELNGEIVGFAVLNHIFRPENPFMYVRDFLDIDEFAVDESHHRQGIASEMIRFIRDYAAEKNYSRVELNMWEFNRNALAFYEAAGFTTYRRYMEIYI, from the coding sequence ATGAATAAAACCGGTACGCAGACGATCGAAACCCACCGGCTCATCCTCCGTCAGTTTCGCCTCAAAGACGCTGAAGATATGTTTGCCGCCTGGGCCTCCGACCCGGATGTGACCCGCTTCCTGACCTGGCCGGCTCATACCAGCGAGGATATCACCCGCATGGTGCTGACGGACTGGATCTCCCGGTACGGGGATGGCAGTTTCTTCAACTGGGCCATCGAATGGAAAGAAACCGGAAAGGTGATCGGCAACATCTCCGTTGTACGGATTGAGGAAGCCATTGAAGAGGCTGAACTCGGTTACTGCCTGGGCAGGGCTTACTGGGGCCGTGGCATCATGCCGGAAGCCCTTCGGGCTGTCATGGATTTCCTCTTTGATACGGTAGGCGTCAGCCGGATCATGGCAGGACATGATGTGAACAACCCCAAATCCGGTCGCGTCATGGAAAAGGCCGGTATGCGGAAAGAAGGCGTCCGGCGCGGCGCGGGTATCAACAACCAGGGAATATGCGACGTCTGCTGCTGGTCTTTGCTGCGGAGCGACCGGAATCCGGCTGTCCGGAAACCGCCCGTCCCGGTCATCGTCCGTTTCGCGAAGGAAAACGAACTGAACGCTGTGAATGTACTGCGCCGCCAGGTCAACGACCTGCACGTTGCCGGCAGGCCGGATACCTTTAAGCCCGGTTTCTGTGATGAGCTGAAAAACTTCATCCGCACCATCTGGGAAGATCCCCAGCGGAAGATCGTCGTAGCGGAACTGAACGGCGAAATCGTCGGCTTTGCCGTGCTGAACCACATCTTCCGTCCGGAAAACCCGTTCATGTACGTTCGGGATTTCCTGGATATCGATGAGTTCGCCGTGGATGAGAGCCATCACCGTCAGGGTATAGCCAGCGAAATGATCCGCTTCATCCGGGATTATGCCGCAGAAAAGAACTACAGCCGCGTGGAACTGAACATGTGGGAGTTCAACCGAAACGCCCTGGCTTTCTATGAAGCCGCCGGTTTCACCACTTACCGCCGCTACATGGAAATCTACATCTGA
- a CDS encoding class I SAM-dependent methyltransferase, translated as MDLHDYKDVAENYDRYLEVMYAHNDHHEHFREFYLDLARRYGSGGVVDVACGTGAVLLYLAERGIEVDGTDLSEEMCKVAKAKAEKLGLPLNIIPADMTKFSSGRKYSLAIIARSGFMHLPNQELQIAALRNLRDQLFPGGILTLNTFDPWPPMQAAQMQTSPEDYSFRLEYVNADGNREKIYNAISYNPYTQQMYGNWKFEEYNDKGEVIGERVRPLLMRQTNRWEMFLLAKLCGFEVLDIYRGYNGDKENLKDPSSAAKFNSNLIWILKRKDD; from the coding sequence ATGGACCTGCACGATTATAAGGACGTTGCTGAAAACTATGACCGGTATCTCGAGGTGATGTACGCGCATAATGATCACCATGAGCATTTCCGGGAGTTTTACCTGGACCTGGCACGCCGGTATGGATCCGGCGGTGTGGTGGATGTGGCCTGCGGCACAGGCGCTGTGCTCCTGTACCTGGCGGAACGCGGCATTGAGGTTGACGGCACGGATCTTTCCGAAGAGATGTGTAAAGTTGCCAAAGCCAAAGCGGAAAAACTCGGTCTCCCGCTGAATATCATTCCGGCCGATATGACGAAGTTTTCCTCCGGCAGGAAGTATTCCCTCGCGATCATTGCCCGCAGCGGTTTCATGCACCTGCCGAACCAGGAGCTGCAGATCGCCGCGCTCAGGAACCTGCGGGACCAGCTGTTTCCCGGCGGCATCCTGACACTCAACACATTCGATCCCTGGCCGCCCATGCAGGCAGCCCAGATGCAGACATCCCCGGAGGATTATTCTTTCCGCCTGGAGTATGTCAACGCTGACGGAAACCGGGAAAAGATCTATAATGCGATCAGCTATAACCCTTATACACAGCAAATGTACGGAAACTGGAAGTTCGAGGAATATAATGACAAAGGCGAAGTAATCGGTGAAAGGGTTCGTCCCCTGCTGATGCGGCAGACAAACCGCTGGGAAATGTTCCTGCTCGCGAAGCTGTGCGGTTTCGAAGTCCTGGATATTTACCGCGGTTACAACGGCGATAAGGAAAACCTGAAGGATCCCTCCTCCGCCGCGAAATTCAACAGCAACCTCATCTGGATCTTAAAACGAAAGGACGATTGA